TCGGGGCCGATCACCGCTGCCTTGAGGTTGCGGAAGTGCACGCGCAGGATCCGCTGGGCCATGCGCACGGTGCGTTCGTGACCTTTGTTGTGCTCGATCAGCTCACGCAGCTGAATCGGTGCGGAGAATTGCACGCGAGTCTTGCGACCAAGGACGATGATGCTCAGCAGCCGGCGCAAACGCCCGGTGACCGCCCAGCTGTCGGCGAACAACAGTTTCCATGGGCTGTTTTCGCTATCCGGCGACTGACCCCAGAACACACTGACCGGAATGATCTGCGCGTCTTCAGCGGCGTTTTGCGACAGCGCGCTGACCAAGCGGGTCAAGGTCGGCGGCGCGCCGCGTTTGTCTTGGCGGCCGAGCCAGTCCGGGTCCGGCGTCAGATAGAAAAACGCTGCCGGCTCGAGCAGAGAACCCACCGACACCGGCAGCACCGGACGCGGCAGACCGGCCTTGGTGCACTCGGTATCGAGCACGGCCAGATCGGTCAGCGAGGGGTTTTGCAGGACGTAGAACACCGGACGACTGCGGTCGAGGTTGAGGGTGAACGACGACTGATTGATGGTCTCGGAGCGAACCCAGAGATACAGCAGGCGGCGCAGGGTGCCAAACACAAGACGGCGGAACGGGGAACGGGTCATACGGCTTCTGCGTGAGTGGATTAAACCGAGCAGGCGCTCGGGGCGGACAGTTTGCCGTATTGGGCGAAAATCGGCAAAAAAGCGGCGAAGTAATCTCCTGTTGAGACTTTTTGCACCTGTCATATACTCGGCGATCAGTCGCCGGGGCCCTTTATGGACGTCGGAGGCAGGCTGACGTTCCTCGAAGGCTTTCCTGCGAAAAGCCTGTTCAATAATAAGAAAGGAGTATGAACAGATGGCAACACGTGAAACCGGCAACGTTAAGTGGTTCAACGACGCCAAAGGCTACGGTTTTATTCAGCGCGAAGACGGGGTGGACGTGTTCGTGCACTACCGCGCGATTCGCGGCGAAGGGCATCGCTCGCTGACTGAAGGTCAGCAGGTGGAGTACGCGGTGATTACTGGCGACAAAGGCTTGCAGGCGGAAGATGTTGTAGGCCTGTAACAGCAGCTTCAAGTTTCAAGCTGCAAGCCACAAGCTACAAGCAGTTTCGCTTGAGGCTTGCAGCTTGCAGCTCACAACTTGCAGCTGCTGTTAGGCGGTTTTCCAGGTGATCTCTTCTTCACCGTCGGCGCTGATGCGCATCCAGCGATCCGCTGTTTCTTCACCTTCTTCCTCGACCCACGTGCCCGGCGCGCAACGTACTTCGACGTTCAGCGCGGCGAATGCGGCGCGGGCGCAGGCGATGTCGTCGTCCCATGGGGTCTGGTCGCTTTCCAGGTACAGGCTGTTCCATTTGCCCACGGCTTTCGGCAGCCAGGTCACCGGCACGTTGCCGGCCTTGCACTTGTAGGTCTGGCCTTTCTGTACCCAGTCGCTGCACGGGCCCAGCGCTTCGCCGAGCCAGGCCGAAATGGCCTTGTGGTCAACGTCGGCGTCTTTCAGGTAAATCTCGATATCCGGTTGGCGCATGGATGTCCTCACTGCGGGTCTGAAAAATCCATTCGCGGATTTAGCCGGCCCCGGGCCTGTGCCCGAGACCAAAGTTATTGAAGAACGAAATAATCGTAGCGCATCGACACGGTGGTCACGAACGGCTCGGCCTGATCGATCACCGCCGCGCGACGCTCGGCACTGGCGCGCCAGCCGTGCGGTGTCATCGCCAACAGGTTGGCGCGATCCTCGGGCTTGTCCAGGGTCAGTTTGAATTCCAGAGTTTCGCTGTGTGCCAGCGCCATGCCTTCTGGCACCAGGGCCAGATGCTTGTCGTCGGTGTACTCGCGCACTTCGTCGTACAGGCGTTCGCGCAATTCCATCAGATGACCGCTGGTGGGCCCGACTTTCATCAGCCCGCCACCAACACTGAGCAGACGCTTGGCTTCTTCCCAATCCAGCGGGCTGAAGACGCTGGCGAGAAACTGGCAACTGCCCGACGTCAACGGCACGCGCGCCATGCTGGCGATCAACCAGCTAATCGCCGGATTGCGTTTGCACGCGCGTTTGACCGCTTCGCGGGAAATATCCAGCGCGTAGCCATCAGCGTTGGGCAGCGCCTCGGCGATTTGCGCAGTGTAGTAACCCTCGCCGCAGCCGATGTCGACCCAACGATCCGGCGCGTAACTCGCGGCCAGCTCGGCCAGACGCTTGGCAACCGGCGCGTAATGCCCGGCATTGAGGAAATCACGGCGCGCCTCGACCATCGCCTGATTGTCGCCAGGGTCGCGGCTGTTCTTGTGCTGCACCGGCAACAGGTTCAGATAACCCTGGCGCGCACGGTCGAAGCGATGCCCGGCGGGGCAGGCCACGCCGTTGTCCACCGCATTCAGCGGTTCACTGCAGATCGGACATGCGAGCATCAGGCGAGCAACTTGATCAGGGTCTGGTAGTAGATTTCGGTCAGCACATCGAGATCCGCCGCCAGCACGCGCTCGTTGACCTGGTGAATGGTCGCGTTGACCGGGCCCAGTTCAACTACTTGCGTGCCCATGGTGGCGATGAAGCGGCCATCGGAAGTACCGCCGCTGGTGGACGCTTTGGTTTCGCGACCGGTGATGTCCTTGATGCTCGACGACACCGCGTCGAGCAGTGCGCCCGGCTCGGTGAGGAACGGCAGGCCGGACAGCGCCCAGTCGATGTGCCAGTCCAGATCGTGCTTGTCGAGGATGTCGGCGACGCGCTTTTGCAAGCCTTCGACGGTCGATTCGGTGGAGAAACGGAAGTTGAATATCGCCACCAGATCGCCCGGAATCACATTGGTCGCGCCAGTGCCGGAATTGACGTTGGAAATCTGAAAACTGGTTGGCGGGAAGAAATCGTTGCCGTTGTCCCAGTGCTCGGCGGCCAGTTCGGCCAGCGCCGGTGCAGCGAGGTGGATCGGATTCTTCGCCAGATGCGGGTAGGCCACGTGGCCTTGCACGCCCTTGATCGTGAGCTTGGCACCGAGGGAGCCGCGACGACCATTTTTGACCACGTCGCCGACCAGCGTGGTGCTCGACGGTTCGCCGACGATGCACCAGTCCAAACGCTCGTTGCGGGCGACCAGACGCTCGACTACCGCTTTGGTGCCGTGGTGCGCCGGGCCTTCTTCGTCACTGGTGATCAGGAAGGCAACCTTGCCTTTATGGTTGGGGTAATCGGCGACGAAGCGCTCGGCGGCGACGGTCATCGATGCCAGGCTGCCTTTCATGTCTGCCGCGCCACGCCCGCAGAGCATGCCGTGTTCATCAATCAGCGCGTTGAACGGGTCGATCTGCCAAGCGGTGACCGGACCGGTCGGCACCACATCGGTGTGGCCAGCGAAGCACAGCACCGGGCCGTCGGTGTTGCCGTGGGTGGCCCAGAAGTTATCGACATCTTCGATGCGCATCGGCTCAAGCGTGAAACCGGCATCGCCCAGGCGCTGCATCATCTGCTTCTGGCAATCGGCGTCGACCGGCGTCACGGACGGCCGGCGGATCAGGTCGATGGCGAGTTGAAGTGTCGGCGATAGGTCGGCGTGGGCCGTCATGTAAATAACTCCGGGGTGCGCACAGTAAGCCTGCAAAAGCTGCCGAAGGCTGCGGTCTTTGCTGTTGCTTTTGATTGCGAAAAACAAAATCAAAAGATCGCAGCCTTCGGCAGCTCCTACAGGAAGTGTTGGCGTTGAAAAAGGCGACCATTCTAAAGCAAAACGGCGGCCCGAAGGCCGCCGTTTGACGTTAACCGTTAGCGATCATGCGGCTGCCGGCTCAGGTGCCGCCACCGGTTTTGGCAGCGACGACAGGAACGCCATGATCAGCGCCGCCAGATATGGCAACGACTGTACCAGCAACATGACCACCCAGAACCGCATGTCGTTGCTCGGCATGCCGTTGACCAGAAAGATCCCCAGCGCCGCGCCCCACAACAGCAACATGATGAAAACTTCTTCCCGCGCTTCGGAAATCGCCACCCAGAAGCCATGGTTGTCAGCGTTTTTCGGCGTGCGGAAGAACGGAATGCTGCTGGTGAAGAAACCGTACAGCACCGCTTTCGCAATGGTATGCGACAAGGCCAGCCCGGCCAGTGCCGCGCAGAACGCATCCTTCAGGTTGACGCCGACGGCGCGACGATAAAGAAAGATGATCTTGCCGACCTTGAACACGAACAGCGCCAGCGGCGGGATCGCGAAAATCAGCAGCGGCGGATCGACCCGTTGCGGCACGATGATCATCGCCGCCGACCACAACAGCGCGCCGACGGTGAAGAAAATGTTCATGCCGTCCGCGACCCACGGCAGCCAGCCGGCGAGAAAGTGGTAACGCTGACCGCGCGTCAGTTCGCTGTCCTTGCCGCGCAGCAGGCTGCGGGTGTGGCGCTTGATGATCTGGATCGCGCCATAGGCCCAGCGGAAGCGCTGCTTCTTGAAGTCAATGAACGTATCCGGCATCAGGCCCTTGCCGTAGCTGTCGTGGTAGTACGCCGCCGACAGACCTTTTTCGAACACGCGCAGACCCAGTTCGGCGTCTTCACAGATGCACCAGTCGGCCCAGCCCAATTCTTCCAGCACGGAGCGGCGGGTCATGGTCATGGTGCCGTGCTGAATGATCGCGTCACGGTCGTTGCGGGTGACCATGCCTATGTGGAAGAAGCCTTTGTATTCGGCGTAGCAGAGCTTTTTGAAGGTGCTTTCGTTCTGGTCGCGATAATCCTGTGGCGACTGCACCACAGCGATTTTCGGGTCGGCGAAGTGCGGCACCATGTGCTTGAGCCAGTTCGGATGCACGCAGTAATCGGAGTCGATCACGGCGATCACTTCGGCATCCTTGGCGGTATGCGGAATCAGGTAGTTCAGCGCGCCGCCCTTGAAACCGGCCAGTGGCGAGACGTGGAAGAACTTGAAGCGCGGGCCGAGGGTTGCGCAGTAATCGCGCACCGGTTCCCACACCGCCGGATCCTTGGTGTTGTTGTCGATGATCAGGACTTCGAAATCCGGATAGTCGAGGTTGGCCAAGGCGTCGAGGGTCTGTTTGACCATCTCCGGCGGCTCGTTGTAGCAGGGCACGTGGATCGAGACTTTCGGGCGATAGGTGGAATCGCCTTCCACCGGCAGGAATTCGCGGCGGCGCTTGGGAATCCACACCGCTTCGGCGAGCTCATGCGCTTCGGTCAACAGTACGATGAACACCCCGAGCGCGCCGAGCGCCAGGAGAACGCCGACCGTCAGGCTGAACCAGGTGCTGTATTGCAAGCTGTAGTCGTAACCGATCCACACCAGCACCGAACCGCAGAGGAAGGCGATAAAGGTCAGGAAGATCCGCCCGCGTTGACGCAGAGCCGAGCCGTCGATCATCAGCAACGTCAGCGACAGCAGCGCCAGCACTACGGACGCGATGGCCAATACGCGCCATTGCGGGATCGCCACCACGGGGCCTTCGAAATTGAATTTCTGCTGACGCGCCGCGTTGAATACGCCCCAGTACGCCCCGACCGAACCTTCGTCGCTGGCCTTCCACGGCTGGTCGAACGCTTCGATCACGAAATAGTTGAAGCCCTGGCGGTTGAGCTTGTTGACCAATGTGCGCAGGTAGATCGCCTGATCCGCCGGCGATGCATCGGCGCCCCCGCGCATACGCCCGTTGCTCGGCCAGCCGACTTCGGAGAGCAGCAGTGGCTTTTTCGGGAACAGCTTCTTCAAGTCGCGGGCACGATCGAAGACGAACTGGCCAGCCTTGTCGACGGGAATGAATTCCCAGTACGGCAAGACGTGGGCGGCGATCAGGTCAACGTGCTTGGCCAGTTGCGGGTATTTCTCCCAGATGTGCCACTGCTCGGAAGTGGTCACCGGTACTTTGACCGCGCCGCGCACGCGATCCAGCAGAACGATCAGCGCCTCCGGAGTGATTTCCTCGCGAAACAACGCCTCGTTGCCGACCACCACGCGCACTACGCTCCGCGAAGTGTTGGCCAGTTCGATGGCTTTGGTGATTTCCCGTTCGTTGCGTTCCAGATCCGGACTGATCCAGATGCCCAGGGTCACGCGCAGACCGAATTCTTCGGCCAGCTTCGGGATGTTTCCCAGCGAGCCGTCGACCGAGTAGATGCGGATGTTGTCCGTCAGCTTGCTCATGATCTCCAGATCGCGGCGCATCTCTTCGTCAGTCGGGTACTGATCTTTCTGCGGATACTGTCCTTGCTGGAACGGCGAATAGGAGAAGCCGGAGATCTGTTCCGGCCAGTTGGGCGCGGAGACCGGGCGATTGATCAGCGCCCAGAAACCGGTGAACAGGGCGGCGATGGCCAGCACCACCACCAGGTTGAGTCCAAATTTACGCGATGACATAGCTATTTCGGGTTCCAAAGGCTGTGGAACGAAGGAACGGTTGGCAAACGCCAAAAGGGCGCGAATCCTACACCGGCAGTCTACAAGTCGTACAAAAGACGCAGAAATGCCCGACTTTGGGCAAGCGGCCAGCACATAAGTTCTTACACTTGATCGCGAAGCTTAAAACTTGTCGCTGCGTAGCCCTATAATGCGCGCCGGTTTTTGGGGTAATGGTCATGAGTACAGAAGATCCGCGGTTTGCAGGCATCGCCCGTTTGTATGGCATCGAAGGCCTGGCGCGTTTGCGCGCCGCTCATGTGGCGATCGTCGGCGTCGGCGGCGTCGGTTCCTGGGCGGCGGAAGCCATGGCCCGCTGTGGCGTCGGCGAGATCTCGCTGTTCGACCTCGATGACGTCTGCGTCAGTAACGCCAACCGCCAGTTGCATGCGCTGGACAGCACCGTCGGCAAACCCAAGGTCGAGGTCATGGCCGAGCGTCTGCGCGGGATCAACCCCGATTGCACGGTGCACGCCGTCGCCGACTTCGTCACCCGTGACACCATGGCCGAATACATCACGCCGAACATCGACTGCGTGATCGACTGCATCGATGCGGTCAATGCCAAAGCGGCGCTGATCGCCTGGTGCAAGCGACGCAAGATCCAGATCATCACGACCGGTGGTGCGGGCGGGCAGATTGATCCGACGCTGATTCAGGTTTGCGATCTCAACCGCACATTCAATGACCCGCTGGCGTCGAAGGTGCGTTCGACGCTTCGCCGCGACTACGGTTTCTCTCGCACCGTGACCCGCCATTACAGCGTGCCGTGTGTGTTTTCTACCGAACAACTGCGCTACCCGAAACCGGACGGCAGCATTTGTTTGCAGAAGAGTTTTGTTGGCGATGGCGTGAAGCTCGACTGCGCCGGCGGGTTTGGTGCAGTGATGATGGTCACGGCGACGTTCGGCATGGTCGCGGCGACCAAGGCTGTGGACAAGATTGTTGCGGGTGTGCGGCGCCCTTCGGACCGAGTAAAAGCTCAGGCTTGATGTTGGGGCTGCTGGCCTCTTAGTGCGCAGGTAAACGCAATCCCGTGTAGGAGCTGCCGCAGGCTGCGATCTTTTGATCTTAAAACAAGATCAAAGGATCGCAGCCTGCGGCAGCTCCTACAGGGCAGTGGCCAGGTCGTTCATTCTCTGGAGCACGGCATTCAAGCCATTGCTGCGCGAAGGCGACAACTGCCGCGACAAGCCCAACTGATTGAACCACTCCGGCAGATCCACTTGCTGCAATTCAACCGCCGACAAACCGTTAACCCGCAACAGCAACAACGCCACCAACCCGCGAATCATCCGCGCATCGCTGCTTGCCTTGAACTGCCAGTGACCGTCGCGCAACTCCCCGACCAGCCACACTTGGCTCTCACAGCCATGCACGCGGTTGGACTCGCACTTTTCAGTGTCATCCAACGCCGGCAGACGATCGCCAAACTGCATCAGCAACCGCGCCCGCTGTTCCCAGCCGGGGGCATTCTGAAAAATCTGCAGCGCTTCGGCCGCTTCCACCGGCAAGGTCATCGCAACAACTCCAGTGCCTGATCCAGCGCTTCAAAGAAACGCTCCAGATCCTCAGAATCGTTGTACAGCGCCAGCGATACGCGAATTGCGCCGGCCAGTTCAAAACTTTTCAGCAGCGGCATCGCGCAGTGATGACCGGCCCGCACAGCGATGCCCTGTTCGGTCAGCAAATGCGCCAGATCGGCGTTATGCACACCTTCAACGACAAAACTGGCCAGCGCCAATTGCGGCTTGCCCAGCAGACGAATGCCATTGCGCGCCGCGAGGCCATGCAGCAGATAATCATGCAACGCCGCTTCGTGGGCCGACACCGCGTCCTGATCGAGCGCGGCCAGATAATCCAGCGTGGCACCAAGACCGATCACACTGGCGATCGGTGGCGTACCCGCCTCGAAACCGAGCGGAGCAGGGCGAAAGCGCGAATCCTGATAATTGGCGTCCAGCACCATCTCACCGCCGAATTGCCATGGCTGCAACTGCTCAAGGGCAGCGTTGCGCCCGAACAGTACGCCGAGGCCATCGGGGCCATAGAGCTTATGGCTGGAAAACACATAGAAGTCGCAACCCAGCGCCTGCACGTCATGTCGTCCATGCACCACGCCTTGTGCGCCATCGACCACGGTCAGCGCGTTCTGCGCCTTGGCCATGCCGAGCAAAGCGGTCAGCGGCTGCCAGGCGCCAAGTACGTTGGACAACTGACTCACCGCCAGCAAACGCGTACGCGGACCAATCAGTTGCACAGCAGCGGCGAGGTCGATCAAGCCGTCAGCGTCCAGCGGCAGGATCACCAGTTTCAACTGGCGCCGCAGCGCCAGTTGCTGCCACGGCAGCAGGTTGGCGTGATGTTCCAGGGCGCTGATGACAATCTCATCGCCCGGATTGAAAAGATGTTCCAGGCCATAGGCGAGGAGATTCAGCGCACTGGTGGCGCCGTGGGTAAAGATGATCTGTCCGCAGTCGCCGCCATTCAGCCACTGCGCGACTTTGCGCCGACTGTCTTCGAAAGCCTGTGTGGCATGGGCGCCAGGCAAATGCTGAGCACGATGCACGTTGGCCGCGCCATTGGCGTAGTAATGCGTCAGCGCATCGAGCAGGGCCTGAGGTTTTTGTGTGGTGGCGGCGCTGTCCAGATAGGTCTGGTCTTGCCGCTGCAGGGCGGCGATGGCCGGAAAATCGGCGCGCCAGGGGGAGGGAATCATCATGTTAGCGGCCCCAGAGGGTGTGCGCCTGACCCTGTGGGAGCGAGCTTGCTCGCGAAGGGGACCTGTCAGTCAACATGTTTGCCGAATGACCCATCGCTTTCGCGAGCAAGCTCACTCCCACAGGTATTTGTATGGCTGCTTAGTTGTGAGCGTGCAGCGCTTCGTTCAGTTCGATTGCCGATTTGTGGGTCTTGCACTCCACCGCACCGGTTTCCGAATTGCGACGGAACAACAGGTCAGTCTGACCGGCCAATTCACGCGCCTTCACAACCTTGACCAGATTGTTGTGCTCATCGAGCAGTGCGACTTTGGTGCCGGCGGTCACGTACAGGCCCGATTCCACTGTGTTGCGGTCACCCAATGGAATACCGATACCAGCGTTGGCGCCGATCAGGCAGCCTTCGCCAACCTTGATCACGATGTTGCCGCCGCCCGACAGGGTGCCCATGGTCGAGCAACCGCCGCCTAGATCCGAACCCTTACCGACGAAAACGCCAGCCGAGACACGGCCTTCGATCATGCCCGGGCCTTCGGTGCCAGCATTGAAGTTGATGAAGCCTTCGTGCATTACCGTGGTGCCTTCGCCGACGTAAGCGCCCAGACGCAGACGCGCGGCATCGGCAATACGCACACCGGCCGGCACCACGTAGTCGGTCATTTTCGGGAATTTGTCCACCGAGAACACTTCGAGCAGATCGCCGCGCAGACGGGCTTCGAGTTGCATTTCCGCCAGCTCGCTCAGATCGATTGCGCCTTGGCTGGTCCACGCCACGTTCGGCAGCAGCGGGAAAATACCGGCCAGGCTGACGCCGTGCGGCTTGACCAGACGGTGCGAGAGCAGGTGCAGCTTGAGGTAGGCCTCAGGCGTCGAAGTCAGTTGCGTGTCTTCGGCCAGCAAAGTGGCGACCAGCGGCTTGTGGCTCTCGGCCAGACGGGTCAGCAACTTGCCTTGTACGGCGTCGATGCCTTTCACGGCTTCAGCCAGTTGCGCAGCCTGTGCGGTGGTGAAGGTGATGGCCTGGTTGCCTTCGCTGTAACCAAGAATCGGCGCAACGGCAGCGACCAGCTCGGCCGAAGGGTTGAGCAGCGGCTGCGCATAGAAAACTTCCAGCCACGCGCCTTGACGGTTCTGGGTGCCGACACCGAAGGCGATGCTGAACAGAGAATTGGACATGTGAATACCTCTACAAAAAGTGACGGGCTGCTTACTTCAGAGCGGCCGCGTAGATGTCTGGCTTGAAGCCAATCAGGGTTCGGTCACCGAGATCGAGCACCGGGCGCTTGATCATCGAGGGTTGGGCAAGCATCAGTTCGATGGCTTTCGATTGGTCGAGATCGGCTTTGCGTTCGTCATCGAGTTTGCGAAAGGTCGTGCCTGCGCGGTTCAACACCGTTTGCCAGCCGTGCTCGTCGCACCATTGGGTCAGGTGTTCACGGTCGATACCGGCGGTTTTGTAATCGTGAAAGTCATAGCTGACAGCGTGTTCATCGAGCCAGGTGCGCGCCTTTTTCATGGTGTCGCAGGCTTTGATGCCGAAAAGGTGCAACGTTTTACTTGAAACGGTCAAGGAATCGCCCCCTTTACAGGTGCTGGAAAAAAATGGTGACGGATTATGCCATGACCGAACGGTTTCGCGGCGCCCGGCTTCATTTACCCACCACAAATCCATGTAGGAGCTGCCGAGTGAAACGAGGCTGCGATCTGTTGATTTTGCTTTCAAAAATCGCAGCGTGCCGCAGCTCCTACGAGGAGGTTTGTGCAGGCGTCAGGCGACGCGTGCGACATAGGTGCAACGGTCATTCGCATCCTAAGGCGCTAATATGGCAGTTCAACGCTGTCGATCGCCTGAGATTTTGGTTTTATGCAAACTGCTTACACCGTCCTGATTCTGCTGATGCTGGTCAGCGTTTCGCGTCTGGTTGGCCGGATCATTCCGCTGCCTCTGCCGCTGGTGCAAATCGCTGCCGGTGCCTTGCTCGCCTGGCCGACCCTCGGCCTGCACGTCGCCCTCGATCCCGAATTGTTCCTGTTTCTGTTTCTCCCGCCTCTGTTGTTTTCCGACGGCTGGCGCATGCCGAAACGCGAGTTCTGGCATTTGCGCGGGCCGATCCTGACGCTCGCGGTGGGACTGGTGTTGTTCACAGTCGTCGGTGCCGGCTATTTCATTCACTGGCTCATGCCGACCATTCCGCTGCCCGTCGCGTTTGCGCTGGCGGCCGTGTTGTCGCCCACTGACGCGGTGGCCGTGTCGGCCATTTCGCAGAATCGTCTGCCGACGCCGCTGATGCACATGCTGCAAGGCGAGGCGCTGATGAATGATGCTTCGGGTCTGGTGACGTTCAAGTTTGCCCTGGCCGCGGCGGTGACCGGTGTGTTTTCGCTGACCAACGCGAGCCTGACCTTTGTGGCGGTCGCGCTCGGTGGCCTGGCGGTCGGGGTGGCGCTGAGCTGGCTGGTCGGGCGCCTGCGCGCGTGGATGATCGCGCGGGGCTGGGATGATCCGGCTACGCATGTGGTGTTCATGTTGCTGCTGCCGTTCGCTGCTTATGTATTGGCCGAACGGCTGGGCGCGTCGGGCATTCTGTCGGCCGTGGCGGCGGGAATGATGCAGAGCTGGCTCGATCTGCTGCCGCGCCAGACCAGCACCCGGCTGCTCAACCGCAGCGTCTGGTCGCTGCTTGAATTTGCTTTCAACGGCTTGATCTTCCTGCTGCTCGGTCTGCAATTGCCGGACATCATCAAGGCAGTGGTCAGTCACGAGCCGACGCTCTGGCCCACTTTGTTTTATCGCTGCCTCGATGTTCTGGCGATTTTTCTCGCCTTGGTGCTGCTGCGCTTTGTCTGGGTGCAGAGCATCTGGCGTTTGTCCGTGTTACTGCGGCGTTTGCGCGGCAAGGATGAGTTGACGCAGGTGCCGACCGCGCGGTCCTGCTGGCTGCTGACGGTGGGCGGCGTGCGCGGGGCGGTGACGCTGGCGGGCGTGATGTCGGTGCCGATGTTGATCGGCGCGCAGGCTTTTCCAGAGCGTGATCTGCTGATCTTCATCGCTGCGGGAGTGATTCTGCTGTCGCTGATTTCAGCGTGCATCGCCTTGCCCT
This window of the Pseudomonas fluorescens genome carries:
- a CDS encoding Na+/H+ antiporter; translated protein: MQTAYTVLILLMLVSVSRLVGRIIPLPLPLVQIAAGALLAWPTLGLHVALDPELFLFLFLPPLLFSDGWRMPKREFWHLRGPILTLAVGLVLFTVVGAGYFIHWLMPTIPLPVAFALAAVLSPTDAVAVSAISQNRLPTPLMHMLQGEALMNDASGLVTFKFALAAAVTGVFSLTNASLTFVAVALGGLAVGVALSWLVGRLRAWMIARGWDDPATHVVFMLLLPFAAYVLAERLGASGILSAVAAGMMQSWLDLLPRQTSTRLLNRSVWSLLEFAFNGLIFLLLGLQLPDIIKAVVSHEPTLWPTLFYRCLDVLAIFLALVLLRFVWVQSIWRLSVLLRRLRGKDELTQVPTARSCWLLTVGGVRGAVTLAGVMSVPMLIGAQAFPERDLLIFIAAGVILLSLISACIALPLLLRGIEKSPDDKRRQEVRDAWRKTAEAAIHALETEEVAPQDAAQAALAAELKARIMSEYRHQLDVFNDSAEAQALAFQMDLLERRLRLKALRAQRLELYSLSRHHAIGDDVLREVLADLDLSEANLGPIK